The Branchiostoma lanceolatum isolate klBraLanc5 chromosome 3, klBraLanc5.hap2, whole genome shotgun sequence DNA segment TGGCCATGATGTCCTGTATGTCCTTGGGCCAGTAGAAGATGGTGGTGTTGTGGAGCCATCTTGGAACGCATTCTCGCGAAAAACCTGCAAACAAATTTGCCAGTTTTATTGTACGTTAACAATGACATATGACATATCACAGTATGGTTTCAGTTTCAAAGTACCAAGAATTACATGTAATAATACTATACACATTTCAATGAAATTTGAATTGCGAGAATTATACATTTTAAGCTTTGAGAGAATATAATAAACAAACATCCAGCCAACTTGAGAAAATAGAACCTCCTTTATAAGGTTAATACATTGCTAGTTGAGATCCTAGTTCAAGTTCCAGACGGAAACACAAAGTACAGACAGTTTCTCATACATCAGAATAAATACCATAATTCATGTGTGACAaaagtccattccaagtcacattGAGGGTTTTTCAAAtagtatttgtaataattttgaattagTTTCCACAGATgaatatctaagtcacaataattctaaacctttaaaaaaattcaatatactgcagatcactttaatatagcggcaggaaaatatagcagctgggggaaaatggagtaggtcacggcacttaattttaacagtgggaacaaacattactgtctcaaatataagtcatcaaatatttgcgatgatgaaattttagctgttgattagtgaccgttaaatcagccaAAATTAAGTTACACTTAACAAATcaggaattacagtatttgaacatatttgaatattgaatattgaactactgtaattcactttatcttcacggtagcaaaatttcacggtttaaggaaaattgacattttcactgaactataACTTCAccgtggcggcaagtgatttacatgtgtgaaggaatcatagataattacaacaggtttttcacggtgatgataagttcacggtacagaggtgaacATAAagctacagtgaaagaaacaagaattacagtatttaggAGACATTTTGAAAGAGCAAACACAATGACGTACCATCAAAGAGGATGGGGATGAAGCGATAGTTGCAGGCCCTGTTGTCCAGGTACTCAGTCTGGAGGGACCTGTGGATGTAGAGAGTGTTCAGTCCTGCCTCACTAGTACCGTCGCTCTCCTTCTCCACGTCTGCCATGTACTGCGGACTGCAGATGATGATCACAAACGCTGCCTGGGAAGGGAAAaatatgacctgttatacgtgtaCTTGttgggtactgtaaatgcatttaagtttgcatggtttttattttgcgctgagaaaaaatggagtgttcgctgtggttttcagTTCCCGGCAGCGTTATAGTCACAttctgttacagtattggacaaaaatgtttgctgtagttttaagttcgcagtgaaacggtcgccgtgaaaaacGCAAAAATAAAGTTACTGCACACATTTCTGCATCAGGAGAGCTATATCATCAAAAATGTAACAGCAAAGGTACCGACAATACGTCAAACATTAAAACATTCGTTCAGGATTGAATCTTTGGGTGTAATACTTGGGGATTACAACAGTCAGAAAGATTGTCCGCTTGCCAGGTACGATGATGCACTACACAAGTGATCATGACCTAGCAAGTCTTGCAGAGGCAAGCctaggcttttagctaggatttatagacaaggggtccaaaagTGGTAatgtaacatgtgtatgtaattaccagggaaacatggGGTCCTCTGTGCATCAAGCTGAAAAATAGGATGTCCAAGTTCTTTGTTATcttagtatcatgcgtccaaaagacgcatggacgcatgcctagctaaaagcctgggcAAGCCACCCGGTACAAAGCAAGAGATTTTTCTCAATCACCAACCTACCATACCCTCTAGCCAGTTGTGTATTTCCTTGCAAGCAGTCTCTTAGCTTCCCATATGAGTTTTACTCATCGATAAGCTACTATACAGTTTgcataatatgtacatgtacattgtatgtgtactTCAGTCCTACTCACTTTCTTGATTCTGCCATCCAGCCATCCCATCTTGTCGATGCCAGCAAAGTGTCGCGCAAACATGTCCACCTCCACAAAGAACCCTTCCGCAAACAGCTTCTTGGCCATGTCTAAGACTCGCATGAGGTGCACCTCGTTGTCTTGGGAGTAGGTGATAAAAATCCTCTCGGACGTTGCTGGAAGAACAGTGGTGTTTATtcgttcatttatttattttctgtcatttttattgCTCAGCTCAGTGATTAACACTGCTTTGAAGTGGGGCCCTGTGTCATGATTGAATAAAACAAGTAGCATATACACagtcaaatacaaacaaaaattttaACATATTatagataataacaataatggTAAAGATGATTTTCAACCATCAAAACAGTCTCGAACATCTTTTCTAATCTAAAGAAAATTGTTCCAAAGTTAACAACACATATCATTTTTCAGATTTTCACGAGATTTAACTGTCAGTGTCAATGCTAGCAATTCAATTTGGAGaatacttaaccttctccctgctgcctatgtaaccaatagagaatgccAAACACTTaagtatgctaaaggttaatgaaGACCACCAGGCAAACAGTAAAATCAAGAAGGAATacctaaacacacaaaaaggtttttatttatttatctatatatCTTAAGGGTacgtagtcccttcagttaactgatttccaagggagcccttgaAAATATGAACTGCATTACTTATTAATAAGTAGATTTAGACTTAAAATTTACCTGGTATAGGGTCGGGTGCTATTGGAGGGTAGTTGACAGACAGAGAGCGGGTACAGTTGACGGCCGGTACTCCGTTCTGCATCACTGCTCCCCCGGGAATTCCCGCCATCAATCCCGGAGCGGCGTTGGGCGGCATGGACATGGCCCGAGCCATCTGCGGAGGCGGGCCACTCTCGTTTCTCGACGTGCCGGTGTTGCTGCCGCTGGCGCGAAAGCTGTCGGGAGCTGACGACATGCCTGACTCCGAGCTCGGCCCCGTGGCTGCGTTCTGGGCGTGCTGTTTCTGACTCACGGAGTTTAGCGGTCCGCATGGGGGTGGGGGATATCCGTTGCTGTTGTACATAGGGTATAGTGGAGTGTTGGGTCGATAGGGACCGTTCATTAGTGGTTGGGAGGGGTGTGGAGGAACCCTCATGGGTTGGTCATGAGGTACGTAGGGGTGCCCTCTCCCTCCGCTCGCGGCACCGTTATACTGTGGAATGCCTCTACCGTATGGCATACGGGGAGCACCATAGCCGCCTCTGGGCCTGGCCCCACCGTTCCAACATGCATTTTGATAACCATTCATACCGGCCGGGTTATATTGTTGCGGTCCCATGGCCATATTGTACTGCTGCCCATTGGGATATTGCTGGTTAAGTGGGAAGAAGTCATTACTCGTTAGCGTCCTAGGGTTATCGTCGGACATGAAACTACGGATGGGGGGCAGGTTAGACTGGTTATGATGGCTCTCCTCGCTTGTTGTCAGCATGTCGGTGGAGAGTCCTTGATCACCACGGGAACTCGGAGAGTATGGGTAGGACGCTGGGGATGGAACGCTTTCCGTCTCGTCGTCAAAACTAGTGGAGCGTGGCTCCCTTCTTTCCGAAAACGCAGAGTGTGGTCCCGCACTTTCACCGTTGGTTTGCACGCCGCCTTCAACGTTCGACCTCTGTTGTTCCCCACACTGCATGCTGTCATTTTCCTGCCCTGCTATGTTCAGGGTCAACATCCCAGAGGTCACCGACCTGTCGACCATGCTGGCGTTCTGACCTCTTGCAGACAGACCGCTGTCCATCCCGTTCATGCTGTGATTCTGACTTATAGACATGGCAGCACTGCTGAATGGAACATTTGAATCAGCACCCTGCGGAACGTGCTGCCAGTTTCTGTCTGGCGCAGGCTGCTGCCTTACCCACACGTCCTCCTGGCTGTTCGAACCGTGGCCGTCGTCGGGCGTGTCCTCGCTCTCCACCGGCACGGAGCGCAGGCTACCGTTCTGGCGCTGCGCCAGGGACGCCTCTCCTCCGCTGGGCAGGCTGACGGGGTGGTAGCGGTCGTCGTGTTCGACGGCGGAGGGACTGGGCTTACGCTGCGGGGAGGCTGCAACTTCTGTAAAGAGAGAAACTTCATTTCAAACtcatgcagggctcgaaatagtggggtatgtgcacctgtgtacacccaaaattggagctgtgcacctaattcttgactgtgggtgcaccagtgcacctagatatttttgtaccctatagggtaacggttctcttgtacactagtatacagaatattcttgaaatgtaagtataaaaaacagtaTGATAAC contains these protein-coding regions:
- the LOC136431259 gene encoding uncharacterized protein, with protein sequence MADEHHLSQLKLPYLKRLAEKLDPKTTIGHDWRDVADGLGFSMDSIRHVESMTQGCSPTLQVLNQASHKAGVTVGSLREVFHTVERHDCICILDEAAEEVAASPQRKPSPSAVEHDDRYHPVSLPSGGEASLAQRQNGSLRSVPVESEDTPDDGHGSNSQEDVWVRQQPAPDRNWQHVPQGADSNVPFSSAAMSISQNHSMNGMDSGLSARGQNASMVDRSVTSGMLTLNIAGQENDSMQCGEQQRSNVEGGVQTNGESAGPHSAFSERREPRSTSFDDETESVPSPASYPYSPSSRGDQGLSTDMLTTSEESHHNQSNLPPIRSFMSDDNPRTLTSNDFFPLNQQYPNGQQYNMAMGPQQYNPAGMNGYQNACWNGGARPRGGYGAPRMPYGRGIPQYNGAASGGRGHPYVPHDQPMRVPPHPSQPLMNGPYRPNTPLYPMYNSNGYPPPPCGPLNSVSQKQHAQNAATGPSSESGMSSAPDSFRASGSNTGTSRNESGPPPQMARAMSMPPNAAPGLMAGIPGGAVMQNGVPAVNCTRSLSVNYPPIAPDPIPATSERIFITYSQDNEVHLMRVLDMAKKLFAEGFFVEVDMFARHFAGIDKMGWLDGRIKKAAFVIIICSPQYMADVEKESDGTSEAGLNTLYIHRSLQTEYLDNRACNYRFIPILFDGFSRECVPRWLHNTTIFYWPKDIQDIMARLRRRERFVTPAIGKPPCIRRNPDHT